One Trichomycterus rosablanca isolate fTriRos1 chromosome 12, fTriRos1.hap1, whole genome shotgun sequence DNA window includes the following coding sequences:
- the map2 gene encoding microtubule-associated protein 2 isoform X2 — MADGRQPEDSTHQWASPGDQDSPSPVGENGFSYRMCQPGAAHATSTGSFAKENGFNGDLASAHGVTAEQVSARIVQEVTAEAVAVLKGEQELHPDTAVRLASVEDSTNLPPSPPPSPAAEPFSPLEQDVGDEEEAGPLCRFQNSRERCKFLAPSISVSVPEDEPYYSDEEYYDHPLFSPEWTLSGSRPSRQAAAFSQIEEETIGALSAVEEDEYAAAASALEEEEEEEEQDQSSEEEPEQEALDQAELVGESQALSSLQAVHPGAPNGSAEDAGRDESPEKALKMEEEKPYGERTAPVGMDFSRPEVLHDDLPSYQSVVPEKETSPLSSPDPRDTEAFTVSHKDQSCAKHLTEALAEKQSPDPFDALSSDSFKSQICEMESLITGGEQIDHPASAKTSEVPGNESISLDKKEQSNTDKSGMSAYFETTTLNPEEAGVQGEGYYELSAPSHETESAPVMSSVPEISYSTLAQIHSVDEKTEDLKGITEQQTVQPLSEKRDDCRLSPGKLALEQRSYSLNITIGAVDQSGSQGQAKNLSPLATDIMSYTSGSLDDSAGYLPVTTPPAEKLPSFPPLILETSASVTTPSTSPPNETADDVKSPIAQPESPESPFPAKFNYRNGAPMTQDLPEMLDLAGARTRLTSENTDSEILRRKSVPADMPALVSDSLAHLLQGDRSPRVAKSEGQLEEQGYCVFSEYSGPMPSPADVLSPLESPPTQIFNRMISEEKETSPPAGGLESLPTSKDLKEDTEPGVKEQKDTSKEPCMEDFPEISETEQPSKQAETFITPTVTVTLEGAKSYLDAEAKLSAEQEAEIADYERQIRKLEMEDRPLSVEEERELQELREKVKNKPDLVHQEAYEEVDAEDVYQLTGVAKDRIARPIRPSPASSVESATDEDRGSADQEKAKPAEEKDGLVEEPVKSIKEDEPVEVPVREVETAVEEKTRLDSALPEESVSSNVVAQSSEEEIEVAEEPEEFIQETKEEKHVDVPDVLEMHKNIEVENVERETYEPSEPETKEEKIEEPELVTENDKGPEIKKYEEPEVVEKSKEPQGVKKLEEPEVVEELKEPELVKKSEEPKVVEKFEEPKVVEKFEEPEFVKNSEEPEAIKKGEAPLDLEEVEEPEVVKIVEEPEVVEEVKEPKEVEEVKEPEEVEEVKEPDVDEKDETKNHEVMEGAGAAVEEPGETRAAIESVVTVEDDFITVVQTIDEREGPGHSVRFSTPPEEEPHQLLEDEEEEEDSIEMAQEADMEPASLKEVQDVPEDVQAQERPSEEVPESEVPTESYDDFKDETTIDDSILDSSWVDTQDDDKSLATEKIEPLPRTMSPAKKPSEKPVKPRAKDGRAKGRVSTPERKPVRKDTVQIHKEEMKKKKAVIKKVDMTKAAETPSRSPSRRSALKGAVRHPRAAQHHAGAKRKPTVSADGRLPFSSVRHSRDRASFPSPTSPSKIPTCKSRVSAAPSPHLNSTCTSSSSCVTDHDPSLSVPQDQVLSNHLEKDGGSRSPEKRSSLPRPTSILTRRSYTTDHEETSTSITSSGSTAPRRPTSFHTGVRAEHRTGRSASMTGTESRSRSARSGTSTPRTPGSSAITPGTPPSTSCRTPGTPRTPGTPKSLSLLSQEKKVAVIRTPPKSPATTSKQLRVINQPMPDLKNVKSKIGSIDNIKYQPKGGQVLILQVQIQSKKLDLSHVTSKCGSLDNIHHKPGGGNVRIESVRLDFKDKAQAKIGSLDNAHHIPGGGQVMTAPTGTQRKIESHKLMFRETAKARVDHGAEIVSQSPPLSPHGHSHMSSSGSINLLESPQLATLAEDVTAALAKQGL; from the exons ATGGCGGACGGTCGGCAGCCTGAGGACAGCACCCACCAGTGGGCGTCGCCAGGAGACCAGGACTCGCCCAGTCCCGTCGGAGAGAACGGCTTTTCCTACAGGATGTGCCAGCCTGGCGCCGCCCACGCCACCTCCACCGGCTCCTTCGCCAAAGAAAACGGTTTTAACGGAGATCTGGCGTCGGCTCACGGGGTCACGGCAG aacaagTGTCGGCGAGGATCGTACAGGAAGTCACAGCCGAGGCGGTCGCCGTGCTGAAGGGGGAGCAGGAGCTTCATCCAGATACTGCAGTTCGACTGGCATCAG TGGAAGACTCAACGAATTTACCCCCGTCCCCGCCGCCCTCGCCTGCAGCTGAGCCCTTCAGCCCTCTGGAGCAGG ATGTAGGGGATGAGGAGGAGGCTGGGCCTCTCTGTCGCTTCCAAAATTCTCGGGAGAGGTGCAAGTTCCTCGCCCCCTCCATCTCGGTTTCAGTGCCCGAGGATGAGCCCTACTACTCTGACGAGGAGTACTATGACCACCCCTTATTCAGCCCTGAGTGGACACTCTCGGGCTCGCGCCCTTCACGGCAGGCCGCTGCCTTTAGCCAGATCGAAG AAGAGACTATAGGGGCTCTGTCGGCAGTGGAGGAGGATGAGTACGCTGCAGCAGCCTCAGCTTTagaggaagaggaagaggaggaagagcAGGACCAGTCGAGTGAGGAAGAGCCTGAGCAGGAAGCTTTAGATCAGGCTGAGCTGGTAGGAGAGTCCCAGGCTTTGTCCAGCCTGCAGGCCGTGCACCCTGGAGCTCCTAACGGGAGCGCCGAGGATGCAGGGAGGGACGAGAGCCCTGAGAAAG CTCTGAAGATGGAAGAAGAAAAGCCATACGGGGAAAGGACGGCGCCCGTCGGCATGGACTTCTCTCGCCCGGAGGTGCTCCATGACGATCTCCCCTCCTATCAGAGTGTCGTTCCTGAGAAAGAAACATCGCCCTTATCGTCACCGGATCCACGTGACACGGAGGCGTTCACCGTTTCCCACAAGGACCAAAGCTGTGCTAAACATCTGACTGAAGCTCTCGCCGAGAAGCAAAGCCCAGATCCTTTCGATGCACTTTCTTCAGACTCTTTTAAGTCTCAAATATGTGAAATGGAGTCTTTGATTACTGGAGGAGAGCAGATAGACCATCCAGCTAGTGCCAAAACTTCAGAAGTGCCTGGAAATGAGTCCATCAGCTTAGATAAAAAAGAACAATCGAATACGGACAAGTCTGGAATGTCTGCATATTTTGAAACTACAACCCTTAATCCAGAAGAGGCAGGAGTCCAAGGTGAAGGGTATTATGAGCTTAGTGCACCTTCACATGAGACTGAATCTGCCCCGGTTATGTCCTCAGTTCCAGAAATTAGCTATAGCACCCTGGCTCAGATTCATTCTGTGGATGAAAAGACAGAAGATCTGAAGGGCATCACAGAGCAACAAACGGTTCAACCACTGTCTGAGAAAAGAGACGATTGCAGACTCTCTCCTGGGAAGCTGGCCTTGGAGCAAAGAAGTTACTCCCTAAACATCACCATTGGGGCTGTGGATCAAAGTGGCAGCCAAGGACAGGCCAAAAACCTCTCCCCATTAGCAACGGACATCATGTCTTACACCAGTGGAAGTCTGGACGATTCAGCTGGATACCTTCCAGTCACAACTCCGCCGGCTGAGAAGCTGCCATCTTTCCCACCGCTGATCCTCGAGACGTCCGCGTCCGTCACCACACCGTCGACCTCTCCTCCCAATGAGACAGCAGATGACGTCAAATCTCCGATTGCACAACCTGAATCCCCAGAGTCTCCCTTCCCAGCTAAGTTTAACTATAGGAATGGCGCCCCAATGACGCAGGACCTGCCAGAAATGCTGGACCTGGCAGGTGCCCGAACGAGGCTGACATCTGAAAACACAGACTCTGAGATCTTAAGAAGGAAGTCAGTGCCCGCTGACATGCCCGCTCTCGTGAGTGACTCTTTAGCTCATTTGTTGCAGGGCGACAGGTCTCCTCGAGTCGCTAAAAGTGAGGGTCAGCTGGAGGAGCAGGGATACTGTGTCTTCAGCGAGTACTCTGGTCCCATGCCATCTCCTGCAGATGTACTCAGTCCACTAGAATCTCCACCAACACAGATCTTCAACAGAATGATATCAGAGGAGAAAGAGACAAGTCCACCTGCTGGAGGACTGGAGAGTCTACCAACCTCCAAGGACCTAAAGGAAGACACTGAGCCAGGAGTAAAGGAACAAAAGGATACGAGTAAAGAACCATGCATGGAAGATTTCCCTGAGATCTCTGAGACAGAGCAGCCCAGTAAACAAGCTGAGACCTTCATCACTCCGACCGTGACCGTTACTTTGGAAGGAGCAAAGTCTTATCTAGACGCAGAGGCCAAACTTTCAGCTGAGCAAGAGGCTGAAATAGCTGATTATGAGAGGCAAATCCGCAAGCTGGAAATGGAAGACAGGCCTTTGAGTGTGGAAGAGGAGCGTGAGCTCCAGGAGCTTCGAGAGAAAGTAAAGAACAAGCCAGATTTGGTCCACCAAGAGGCCTATGAAGAGGTTGATGCTGAGGATGTGTACCAGCTCACCGGGGTTGCCAAGGACAGGATTGCTAGACCCATAAGACCATCCCCAGCCTCATCAGTGGAGAGTGCTACCGATGAGGACAGGGGTTCTGCTGACCAGGAGAAAGCAAAACCAGCAGAGGAGAAAGATGGTCTAGTGGAGGAGCCTGTGAAATCTATCAAGGAGGACGAACCTGTGGAGGTTCCTGTTAGGGAGGTGGAGACTGCAGTCGAAGAGAAAACACGGTTAGATTCTGCACTTCCAGAGGAGTCAGTTTCTTCTAATGTGGTGGCTCAGAGTTCAGAAGAAGAAATAGAAGTAGCTGAGGAGCCTGAAGAGTTCATTCAGGAAACTAAAGAAGAGAAGCATGTAGACGTGCCAGACGTGCTGGAGATGCACAAGAACATTGAAGTAGAAAATGTTGAAAGAGAGACATATGAACCATCTGAGCCTGAAACCAAAGAAGAGAAGATCGAAGAGCCAGAGCTGGTTACTGAGAATGATAAAGGTCCTGAAATTAAGAAATATGAGGAACCAGAAGTTGTTGAAAAAAGTAAAGAACCCCAAGGTGTTAAGAAACTTGAAGAACCTGAAGTTGTTGAGGAATTGAAAGAACCTGAACTTGTTAAAAAAAGTGAAGAACCTAAAGTTGTTGAGAAATTTGAAGAACCTAAAGTTGTTGAGAAATTTGAAGAACCTGAATTTGTTAAGAACTCTGAAGAACCTGAAGCTATTAAAAAAGGTGAAGCTCCTTTAGATTTAGAAGAAGTTGAAGAACCTGAAGTTGTTAAAATAGTTGAAGAACCTGAAGTAGTTGAAGAAGTTAAAGAACCTAAAGAAGTTGAAGAAGTTAAAGAACCTGAAGAAGTTGAAGAAGTTAAGGAACCTGATGTTGACGAGAAAGATGAAACCAAAAACCACGAGGTGATGGAAGGAGCAGGAGCAGCGGTGGAAGAACCCGGAGAGACACGAGCTGCCATCGAATCTGTTGTCACGGTGGAAGACGACTTTATCACGGTGGTCCAGACGATTGATGAACGAGAAGGACCTGGTCACAGCGTACGATTTTCTACTCCCCCTGAAGAAGAACCACATCAACTGCTTGAGGatgaagaagaggaggaagattCAATAGAAATGGCTCAGGAAGCAGACATGGAACCGGCAAGCCTAAAGGAAGTCCAGGATGTTCCAGAAGACGTGCAGGCTCAAGAACGACCTTCTGAAGAAGTGCCAGAGAGCGAGGTGCCCACCGAGAGCTACGATGACTTCAAGGATGAAACCACCATTGACGACTCCATTTTGGACAGTTCCTGGGTGGACACTCAAG ATGATGATAAGAGTTTGGCTACAGAGAAGATCGAACCTCTTCCCAGAACAATGAGTCCTGCTAAAAAACCTTCTGAGAAACCAGTTAAACCAAGGGCTAAAGATGGCAGAGCCAAGGGTCGCGTCTCCACTCCAGAACGTAAACCCGTGAGGAAAGACACGGTGCAGATCCACAAGGAGGAgatgaagaagaaaaaag CCGTGATTAAGAAGGTGGACATGACTAAAGCAGCAGAGACCCCGAGTCGCTCTCCCTCCCGCCGGAGCGCTTTGAAGGGGGCGGTGAGGCACCCCAGAGCCGCTCAGCATCACGCCGGAGCTAAACGGAAACCTACAG tgtCGGCGGATGGACGGCTGCCCTTCAGCTCAGTGCGACACTCCAGAGACCGAGCGTCT TTCCCCAGTCCAACATCTCCATCAAAGATCCCCACCTGTAAATCAAGGGTGTCGGCTGCTCCCTCGCCCCACCTGAACTCTACCTGCACCTCCTCCAGCTCATGTGTGACGGACCATGATCCCTCATTATCAGTTCCTCAGGATCAGGTCCTCTCCAATCATTTAGAGaag GACGGTGGATCCCGGAGTCCAGAGAAGAGATCGTCTTTACCTCGACCGACCTCCATCCTCACACGCCGCTCCTACACCACCGACCACGAGGAGACGTCCACCTCCATCACCAGCTCCGGCTCCACCGCACCACGCCGACCCACCt CGTTCCACACCGGAGTCCGAGCCGAACACAGGACGGGACGATCGGCCAGTATGACAG GCACCGAGTCCCGCTCCCGCTCCGCTCGCTCGGGCACCTCCACGCCACGCACCCCTGGTTCCTCCGCCATCACCCCCGGGACTCCGCCCAGCACATCGTGTCGCACCCCGGGTACCCCCCGTACCCCGGGCACCCCCAAATCGCTCAGCCTGCTCTCCCAGGAGAAGAAGGTGGCAGTGATCCGCACCCCCCCGAAATCACCCGCCACCACGTCCAAGCAGCTGCGCGTCATCAACCAGCCCATGCCCGACCTGAAGAACGTCAAATCCAAAATCGGCTCCATCGACAACATCAAGTACCAGCCTAAAGGAGGACAG gTTTTAATTTTACAGGTACAGATTCAGTCGAAGAAGCTCGATCTGAGTCATGTGACCTCCAAGTGTGGATCACTGGACAACATCCACCACAAACCAG GTGGCGGTAACGTGCGTATCGAGAGCGTGAGGCTGGATTTTAAGGATAAAGCTCAGGCTAAGATCGGATCTCTGGATAACGCTCATCACATTCCTGGTGGAGGCCAAGTGATG ACCGCACCTACGGGTACACAGCGGAAG ATCGAGAGCCACAAGCTGATGTTCCGTGAGACGGCGAAGGCCCGGGTGGACCACGGCGCCGAGATCGTGTCCCAGTCTCCGCCCCTGTCTCCTCACGGTCACAGTCACATGTCCTCGTCAGGCAGCATCAACCTCCTGGAGTCGCCTCAGCTGGCCACGCTGGCCGAAGACGTCACGGCCGCCCTGGCCAAGCAGGGACTCTAA
- the map2 gene encoding microtubule-associated protein 2 isoform X8, whose amino-acid sequence MADGRQPEDSTHQWASPGDQDSPSPVGENGFSYRMCQPGAAHATSTGSFAKENGFNGDLASAHGVTAEQVSARIVQEVTAEAVAVLKGEQELHPDTAVRLASVEDSTNLPPSPPPSPAAEPFSPLEQDVGDEEEAGPLCRFQNSRERCKFLAPSISVSVPEDEPYYSDEEYYDHPLFSPEWTLSGSRPSRQAAAFSQIEEEETIGALSAVEEDEYAAAASALEEEEEEEEQDQSSEEEPEQEALDQAELVGESQALSSLQAVHPGAPNGSAEDAGRDESPEKALKMEEEKPYGERTAPVGMDFSRPEVLHDDLPSYQSVVPEKETSPLSSPDPRDTEAFTVSHKDQSCAKHLTEALAEKQSPDPFDALSSDSFKSQICEMESLITGGEQIDHPASAKTSEVPGNESISLDKKEQSNTDKSGMSAYFETTTLNPEEAGVQGEGYYELSAPSHETESAPVMSSVPEISYSTLAQIHSVDEKTEDLKGITEQQTVQPLSEKRDDCRLSPGKLALEQRSYSLNITIGAVDQSGSQGQAKNLSPLATDIMSYTSGSLDDSAGYLPVTTPPAEKLPSFPPLILETSASVTTPSTSPPNETADDVKSPIAQPESPESPFPAKFNYRNGAPMTQDLPEMLDLAGARTRLTSENTDSEILRRKSVPADMPALVSDSLAHLLQGDRSPRVAKSEGQLEEQGYCVFSEYSGPMPSPADVLSPLESPPTQIFNRMISEEKETSPPAGGLESLPTSKDLKEDTEPGVKEQKDTSKEPCMEDFPEISETEQPSKQAETFITPTVTVTLEGAKSYLDAEAKLSAEQEAEIADYERQIRKLEMEDRPLSVEEERELQELREKVKNKPDLVHQEAYEEVDAEDVYQLTGVAKDRIARPIRPSPASSVESATDEDRGSADQEKAKPAEEKDGLVEEPVKSIKEDEPVEVPVREVETAVEEKTRLDSALPEESVSSNVVAQSSEEEIEVAEEPEEFIQETKEEKHVDVPDVLEMHKNIEVENVERETYEPSEPETKEEKIEEPELVTENDKGPEIKKYEEPEVVEKSKEPQGVKKLEEPEVVEELKEPELVKKSEEPKVVEKFEEPKVVEKFEEPEFVKNSEEPEAIKKGEAPLDLEEVEEPEVVKIVEEPEVVEEVKEPKEVEEVKEPEEVEEVKEPDVDEKDETKNHEVMEGAGAAVEEPGETRAAIESVVTVEDDFITVVQTIDEREGPGHSVRFSTPPEEEPHQLLEDEEEEEDSIEMAQEADMEPASLKEVQDVPEDVQAQERPSEEVPESEVPTESYDDFKDETTIDDSILDSSWVDTQDDDKSLATEKIEPLPRTMSPAKKPSEKPVKPRAKDGRAKGRVSTPERKPVRKDTVQIHKEEMKKKKAVIKKVDMTKAAETPSRSPSRRSALKGAVRHPRAAQHHAGAKRKPTVSADGRLPFSSVRHSRDRASDGGSRSPEKRSSLPRPTSILTRRSYTTDHEETSTSITSSGSTAPRRPTSFHTGVRAEHRTGRSASMTGTESRSRSARSGTSTPRTPGSSAITPGTPPSTSCRTPGTPRTPGTPKSLSLLSQEKKVAVIRTPPKSPATTSKQLRVINQPMPDLKNVKSKIGSIDNIKYQPKGGQVLILQVQIQSKKLDLSHVTSKCGSLDNIHHKPGGGNVRIESVRLDFKDKAQAKIGSLDNAHHIPGGGQVMTAPTGTQRKIESHKLMFRETAKARVDHGAEIVSQSPPLSPHGHSHMSSSGSINLLESPQLATLAEDVTAALAKQGL is encoded by the exons ATGGCGGACGGTCGGCAGCCTGAGGACAGCACCCACCAGTGGGCGTCGCCAGGAGACCAGGACTCGCCCAGTCCCGTCGGAGAGAACGGCTTTTCCTACAGGATGTGCCAGCCTGGCGCCGCCCACGCCACCTCCACCGGCTCCTTCGCCAAAGAAAACGGTTTTAACGGAGATCTGGCGTCGGCTCACGGGGTCACGGCAG aacaagTGTCGGCGAGGATCGTACAGGAAGTCACAGCCGAGGCGGTCGCCGTGCTGAAGGGGGAGCAGGAGCTTCATCCAGATACTGCAGTTCGACTGGCATCAG TGGAAGACTCAACGAATTTACCCCCGTCCCCGCCGCCCTCGCCTGCAGCTGAGCCCTTCAGCCCTCTGGAGCAGG ATGTAGGGGATGAGGAGGAGGCTGGGCCTCTCTGTCGCTTCCAAAATTCTCGGGAGAGGTGCAAGTTCCTCGCCCCCTCCATCTCGGTTTCAGTGCCCGAGGATGAGCCCTACTACTCTGACGAGGAGTACTATGACCACCCCTTATTCAGCCCTGAGTGGACACTCTCGGGCTCGCGCCCTTCACGGCAGGCCGCTGCCTTTAGCCAGATCGAAG AAGAAGAGACTATAGGGGCTCTGTCGGCAGTGGAGGAGGATGAGTACGCTGCAGCAGCCTCAGCTTTagaggaagaggaagaggaggaagagcAGGACCAGTCGAGTGAGGAAGAGCCTGAGCAGGAAGCTTTAGATCAGGCTGAGCTGGTAGGAGAGTCCCAGGCTTTGTCCAGCCTGCAGGCCGTGCACCCTGGAGCTCCTAACGGGAGCGCCGAGGATGCAGGGAGGGACGAGAGCCCTGAGAAAG CTCTGAAGATGGAAGAAGAAAAGCCATACGGGGAAAGGACGGCGCCCGTCGGCATGGACTTCTCTCGCCCGGAGGTGCTCCATGACGATCTCCCCTCCTATCAGAGTGTCGTTCCTGAGAAAGAAACATCGCCCTTATCGTCACCGGATCCACGTGACACGGAGGCGTTCACCGTTTCCCACAAGGACCAAAGCTGTGCTAAACATCTGACTGAAGCTCTCGCCGAGAAGCAAAGCCCAGATCCTTTCGATGCACTTTCTTCAGACTCTTTTAAGTCTCAAATATGTGAAATGGAGTCTTTGATTACTGGAGGAGAGCAGATAGACCATCCAGCTAGTGCCAAAACTTCAGAAGTGCCTGGAAATGAGTCCATCAGCTTAGATAAAAAAGAACAATCGAATACGGACAAGTCTGGAATGTCTGCATATTTTGAAACTACAACCCTTAATCCAGAAGAGGCAGGAGTCCAAGGTGAAGGGTATTATGAGCTTAGTGCACCTTCACATGAGACTGAATCTGCCCCGGTTATGTCCTCAGTTCCAGAAATTAGCTATAGCACCCTGGCTCAGATTCATTCTGTGGATGAAAAGACAGAAGATCTGAAGGGCATCACAGAGCAACAAACGGTTCAACCACTGTCTGAGAAAAGAGACGATTGCAGACTCTCTCCTGGGAAGCTGGCCTTGGAGCAAAGAAGTTACTCCCTAAACATCACCATTGGGGCTGTGGATCAAAGTGGCAGCCAAGGACAGGCCAAAAACCTCTCCCCATTAGCAACGGACATCATGTCTTACACCAGTGGAAGTCTGGACGATTCAGCTGGATACCTTCCAGTCACAACTCCGCCGGCTGAGAAGCTGCCATCTTTCCCACCGCTGATCCTCGAGACGTCCGCGTCCGTCACCACACCGTCGACCTCTCCTCCCAATGAGACAGCAGATGACGTCAAATCTCCGATTGCACAACCTGAATCCCCAGAGTCTCCCTTCCCAGCTAAGTTTAACTATAGGAATGGCGCCCCAATGACGCAGGACCTGCCAGAAATGCTGGACCTGGCAGGTGCCCGAACGAGGCTGACATCTGAAAACACAGACTCTGAGATCTTAAGAAGGAAGTCAGTGCCCGCTGACATGCCCGCTCTCGTGAGTGACTCTTTAGCTCATTTGTTGCAGGGCGACAGGTCTCCTCGAGTCGCTAAAAGTGAGGGTCAGCTGGAGGAGCAGGGATACTGTGTCTTCAGCGAGTACTCTGGTCCCATGCCATCTCCTGCAGATGTACTCAGTCCACTAGAATCTCCACCAACACAGATCTTCAACAGAATGATATCAGAGGAGAAAGAGACAAGTCCACCTGCTGGAGGACTGGAGAGTCTACCAACCTCCAAGGACCTAAAGGAAGACACTGAGCCAGGAGTAAAGGAACAAAAGGATACGAGTAAAGAACCATGCATGGAAGATTTCCCTGAGATCTCTGAGACAGAGCAGCCCAGTAAACAAGCTGAGACCTTCATCACTCCGACCGTGACCGTTACTTTGGAAGGAGCAAAGTCTTATCTAGACGCAGAGGCCAAACTTTCAGCTGAGCAAGAGGCTGAAATAGCTGATTATGAGAGGCAAATCCGCAAGCTGGAAATGGAAGACAGGCCTTTGAGTGTGGAAGAGGAGCGTGAGCTCCAGGAGCTTCGAGAGAAAGTAAAGAACAAGCCAGATTTGGTCCACCAAGAGGCCTATGAAGAGGTTGATGCTGAGGATGTGTACCAGCTCACCGGGGTTGCCAAGGACAGGATTGCTAGACCCATAAGACCATCCCCAGCCTCATCAGTGGAGAGTGCTACCGATGAGGACAGGGGTTCTGCTGACCAGGAGAAAGCAAAACCAGCAGAGGAGAAAGATGGTCTAGTGGAGGAGCCTGTGAAATCTATCAAGGAGGACGAACCTGTGGAGGTTCCTGTTAGGGAGGTGGAGACTGCAGTCGAAGAGAAAACACGGTTAGATTCTGCACTTCCAGAGGAGTCAGTTTCTTCTAATGTGGTGGCTCAGAGTTCAGAAGAAGAAATAGAAGTAGCTGAGGAGCCTGAAGAGTTCATTCAGGAAACTAAAGAAGAGAAGCATGTAGACGTGCCAGACGTGCTGGAGATGCACAAGAACATTGAAGTAGAAAATGTTGAAAGAGAGACATATGAACCATCTGAGCCTGAAACCAAAGAAGAGAAGATCGAAGAGCCAGAGCTGGTTACTGAGAATGATAAAGGTCCTGAAATTAAGAAATATGAGGAACCAGAAGTTGTTGAAAAAAGTAAAGAACCCCAAGGTGTTAAGAAACTTGAAGAACCTGAAGTTGTTGAGGAATTGAAAGAACCTGAACTTGTTAAAAAAAGTGAAGAACCTAAAGTTGTTGAGAAATTTGAAGAACCTAAAGTTGTTGAGAAATTTGAAGAACCTGAATTTGTTAAGAACTCTGAAGAACCTGAAGCTATTAAAAAAGGTGAAGCTCCTTTAGATTTAGAAGAAGTTGAAGAACCTGAAGTTGTTAAAATAGTTGAAGAACCTGAAGTAGTTGAAGAAGTTAAAGAACCTAAAGAAGTTGAAGAAGTTAAAGAACCTGAAGAAGTTGAAGAAGTTAAGGAACCTGATGTTGACGAGAAAGATGAAACCAAAAACCACGAGGTGATGGAAGGAGCAGGAGCAGCGGTGGAAGAACCCGGAGAGACACGAGCTGCCATCGAATCTGTTGTCACGGTGGAAGACGACTTTATCACGGTGGTCCAGACGATTGATGAACGAGAAGGACCTGGTCACAGCGTACGATTTTCTACTCCCCCTGAAGAAGAACCACATCAACTGCTTGAGGatgaagaagaggaggaagattCAATAGAAATGGCTCAGGAAGCAGACATGGAACCGGCAAGCCTAAAGGAAGTCCAGGATGTTCCAGAAGACGTGCAGGCTCAAGAACGACCTTCTGAAGAAGTGCCAGAGAGCGAGGTGCCCACCGAGAGCTACGATGACTTCAAGGATGAAACCACCATTGACGACTCCATTTTGGACAGTTCCTGGGTGGACACTCAAG ATGATGATAAGAGTTTGGCTACAGAGAAGATCGAACCTCTTCCCAGAACAATGAGTCCTGCTAAAAAACCTTCTGAGAAACCAGTTAAACCAAGGGCTAAAGATGGCAGAGCCAAGGGTCGCGTCTCCACTCCAGAACGTAAACCCGTGAGGAAAGACACGGTGCAGATCCACAAGGAGGAgatgaagaagaaaaaag CCGTGATTAAGAAGGTGGACATGACTAAAGCAGCAGAGACCCCGAGTCGCTCTCCCTCCCGCCGGAGCGCTTTGAAGGGGGCGGTGAGGCACCCCAGAGCCGCTCAGCATCACGCCGGAGCTAAACGGAAACCTACAG tgtCGGCGGATGGACGGCTGCCCTTCAGCTCAGTGCGACACTCCAGAGACCGAGCGTCT GACGGTGGATCCCGGAGTCCAGAGAAGAGATCGTCTTTACCTCGACCGACCTCCATCCTCACACGCCGCTCCTACACCACCGACCACGAGGAGACGTCCACCTCCATCACCAGCTCCGGCTCCACCGCACCACGCCGACCCACCt CGTTCCACACCGGAGTCCGAGCCGAACACAGGACGGGACGATCGGCCAGTATGACAG GCACCGAGTCCCGCTCCCGCTCCGCTCGCTCGGGCACCTCCACGCCACGCACCCCTGGTTCCTCCGCCATCACCCCCGGGACTCCGCCCAGCACATCGTGTCGCACCCCGGGTACCCCCCGTACCCCGGGCACCCCCAAATCGCTCAGCCTGCTCTCCCAGGAGAAGAAGGTGGCAGTGATCCGCACCCCCCCGAAATCACCCGCCACCACGTCCAAGCAGCTGCGCGTCATCAACCAGCCCATGCCCGACCTGAAGAACGTCAAATCCAAAATCGGCTCCATCGACAACATCAAGTACCAGCCTAAAGGAGGACAG gTTTTAATTTTACAGGTACAGATTCAGTCGAAGAAGCTCGATCTGAGTCATGTGACCTCCAAGTGTGGATCACTGGACAACATCCACCACAAACCAG GTGGCGGTAACGTGCGTATCGAGAGCGTGAGGCTGGATTTTAAGGATAAAGCTCAGGCTAAGATCGGATCTCTGGATAACGCTCATCACATTCCTGGTGGAGGCCAAGTGATG ACCGCACCTACGGGTACACAGCGGAAG ATCGAGAGCCACAAGCTGATGTTCCGTGAGACGGCGAAGGCCCGGGTGGACCACGGCGCCGAGATCGTGTCCCAGTCTCCGCCCCTGTCTCCTCACGGTCACAGTCACATGTCCTCGTCAGGCAGCATCAACCTCCTGGAGTCGCCTCAGCTGGCCACGCTGGCCGAAGACGTCACGGCCGCCCTGGCCAAGCAGGGACTCTAA